One Gemmatimonadaceae bacterium genomic window, GCTGACGCGCTTGTCGTAGTGACGGACTGGAACGAGTACCGTCATCCGGACTTCTCGCGGGTGAAAGAGTCCCTGCGGCGGCCGCTGGTGATCGACGGCCGCAACCTTTACGATCCCGTCAAAATGCGCGAGCTCGGGATCATCTACTACTCGATAGGGCGCGTGGTGCGCGAACAACCTGCTGCCGTGAGGGTAGGAGAATACGCATGAGACCTGGGCGTATTCTATTTGCGGCAACCCTGCTGCTTGCCCTCGCCGCAGGCGGATGCCGGCCGGTGTTCAATCCCGGCAAGTATACCGACATGAACGCGTTGTACAAGGCGGCATTGACCGAGTTCAACGCGAAGCGGTTCGACAACAGCGCCAAGGCGTTCGAGCGGCTCACGGTGGAGCTTCCGGCAAGGGATTCGCGCGTGCCCGTCGCCTACTTCTACCTCGGCAAATCACAGGACAAGATTGGCGAGCGCCTGCTCGCGGCCAAGTCGTACAGCAGGATTTACGAGCAGTTTCCGGAGGACACGCTGGCGGATGACGGTCTCTATTATTCGGGGCTCGCGTACGAAGCAATGTGGCGCAAGCCGGTTCTCGATGCGCAGTATGGTGAGAACGCGCTGACGCAATTTCAGACGCTGCACGCGCTGTATCCCAGTTCGCCGGTGACAGTGCAGGGCGACAAGGAGCTCGCGAAGCTGGACGAGTGGTTCGCCACCAAGGACTACGAGACCGGCCGGCACTATCTCAAGCGCAAAGCGTACGACTCTGCGATCATCTACTTCAAGGACGTGATCAGGCTCCATCCGGCGGCACCGAAGACACGTGAAGCGTACCTGCGTCTGCACGAGGCATACTCGGCGATCAACTACAAGGACGACGCACGCGACACGTGCGAAGCGGCCCGCAAGAACTACCCGACGGATCGCGAAGTCAGACAGCTCTGTGGTGCGGCGGCCGCCCCGGTCGTATCGCAATAGCCTTTGCGACTCGGCGTCTTTGGCGGGACGTTCGACCCTCCACACGTCGGCCACTTACTCGCCGCGGTAGATGCCTTCGAGGCGCTCTCGCTGGACAAGCTGATATTCGTGCCCGTCGCATCGCAGCCGCTCAAGGCGAGCGCGCCGGCCAGCGCTCCTGCCCGGGACAGGCTGGAAATGGTTCGCTCCGCCATCGGCGATGATCCTCGATTCGAGGTCAGCGCCGCGGAAATCGAAAGAGGCGGGTTATCTTACACGGTGGACACGCTGGAGGCGCTCAATCTGGAGCAGCCCGGAGCGACCTTGTTCCTGATTCTCGGGATGGATGCTTTCGGAACGCTCGATCGATGGAAATCGCCGGGGCGCGTCAAAGAGCTGGCAACAATCGCGGTGCTTTCGCGGGCAGAAACAGGTCGCGAGGCGGAGATCGGGTCGATGCACGGCGTTACCCTCATCGGCATGAGGCGAATCGACGTGTCGTCGTCCGAGATTCGCGGGCGTATCCGCGACGGGCGGCCAATTCGAGGGTTCGTGGCTGATTCGGTGGAGAACTACATCGCCACCGCGGGTTTATACCGACCGGAGCCCGGCAGCCGATGATCGGCAGCGGGGAAACGGTCGAGGGGTAAGGGGATGCTCAAGGGAGTATTGCAGGGAGTGTTCGGCACCAGGCACGATCGCGAGCGAAAACGCGTTCAGCCGATTGTCGACAGCATCAACGAGGAGTACGAGCGGCTTCAGTCCGTATCCGAGGAAGAGCTTCGGGGGCAGACCGAGCGTTTTCGAGAGCGCATTCGTGAGGCCACGAGCGAGCTCGAGGCGCGCATCGTGGAGCTCAAGGCGCAAAAGCATGACACTGCGGATTCGGCGGAACGCGAGCGCATCGACACGGAGCTGAGTGGTCTCGATGGACGCGGCGGAGTGGAAGGCGAGCTCCGCGAGGCAACTGCTGAAATCCTGGACGAGATTCTCCCCGAATCGTTCGCGACTGTGCGTGACGCCTGTCGCCGCCTGATCGGCACGACCGTGAGGGTGACGGGTCACGACCAGGAGTGGAACATGATCCCGTACGACGTGCAGCTCATGGGCGGAATCGAGCTGCACATGGGAAAGATCGCGGAGATGGCGACCGGTGAAGGTAAGACTCTCGTCGCGACTCTGCCGCTGTACCTGAATTCCCTCGCCGGAAAAGGCACCCACCTCATTACGGTCAACTCCTATCTCGCACGGCGCGACTCGGAGTGGATGGGGCATGTGTACAAGTATCTCGGGCTGACCGTCGGCTGCATCGACGACACGGACCCCGGCACTCAGGAGCGCAAGAACGCCTACGAGTGCGACATCACTTACGGCACGAACAACGAGTTCGGCTTCGACTACCTCCGCGACAACATGGTTGTCGAGAACAACCAGCGCGTTCAGCGCGCGCACGTCTACGCGATCGTCGACGAGGTGGATTCGGTTCTCATCGACGAAGCAAGAACACCGCTGATCATCTCCGGACCTGTCGGCAACGAATCCGATGCCGAGTACGCGATGCACAACGCGGCGGTCGCGCGGCTTGTCAAGCGGCAGAGCGACCTGGGCAATGCGCTCGTGGCTGAAGGGGAGCGCGCGCTGGAGGCGGGCGACACGGAGCTTGCGGCCCTCAAGCTCTACCAGGCGCGGCTCGGCGCACCGAAGAACAAGCGGCTTTTGAAAGCGCTTCAGGAAACGGGCGTGAAGCAGCTCGTCCAGAAGATGGAGCTCGAGCATATCGCCGACAGAAAGCTTCCCGCGAGCAAGCAGCAGTTCCGGGACGTCGAGGAAAGCCTGCTCTATGTCCTGGATGAGAAAGGGCACTCCGTACATCTGACCGATCAGGGCGTGGAGTACATGTCACCCTCGGATCCTGAGGCGTTCGTACTGCCCGATATCTCGCAGGAGGTCCACCGCATCGATCACGATCCCGACCTCACGCCGGAAGAGAAGCTTTCGATGCGGCAGGCGATCAACGTCGACTATGCCGCGAAGAGCGAGCGCCTGAACATCGTGCACCAGCTTCTTCGCGCGCACGCGCTCTACGAGAAGGACGTGAACTACGTGGTGCAGGACGGACAGGTTCTGATCGTGGACGAGTTCACGGGACGCACCATGCCGGGGCGCCGCTGGTCCGAAGGGCTCCACCAGGCAGTCGAGGCGAAGGAAGGAGTCCAGGTGAAGGGCGAGACACAAACGCTCGCCACGATCACCATCCAGAACTACTTCCGCATGTACAGCAAGCTTGCCGGCATGACGGGAACGGCGGAGACCGAGGAGACTGAATTCCATCAGATCTACGGGCTCGAGGTCTCGGTGATTCCGACGAATCAGCCGGTGATCCGCGACGACAGGCAGGACCTCGTCTACAAGACGCGGCGCGAGAAATACAACGCGATGCTCGAGGAAACGGAGCGGCTCCATAAGCTCGGCTACCCGGTGCTCGTTGGAACGGTGAGCGTCGACGTTTCAGAGACTCTCTCGCGCACGTTCAAGCGCGCGGGGATCGTTCACAACGTTCTCAACGCGAAGTATCACCAGCGTGAGGCGGAGATCGTTGCCGGCGCCGGCCAGCCCGAAGCGGTGACAATCGCGACGAACATGGCCGGTCGCGGGACCGACATCAAACTCGGCGAAGGCGTCACGGTGTCGAAGCCGTCGCAGATCAAGGATCCCGAGGCAAACATCGTCGACGTCGTGGAGATCGGCGGTCTCCACATCATCGGCTCGGAGCGTCACGAGTCACGCCGCATCGACCGCCAGCTACGCGGGCGTTCCGGGCGTCAGGGTGATCCCGGCACGTCGCAATTCTTCCTCTCGCTCGAAGACGATCTGATGCGTCTGTTCGGCAGCGACCGAATCGCAAAGCTCATGGATCGCATGGGCGCCGAGGAAGGCGAGATGCTCACGCATCCGCTCATCACGCGGTCGATCGAGCAGGCCCAGAAGCGGGTCGAGCTGCAGAACTTCCAGTCGCGCAAGCGGCTGCTCGAGTACGACGACGTCATGAACCAGCAGCGTGAGGTCATCTATTCGCTGCGGTCGTTCGCGCTCGACGGCGGCGAGGAGCTGAAGGGCGAAGCCGAGAAGATGATCGAGAAGGGAATCTCGAGGCGCGTGGAGACTGCGCTCGCCGATCTCGACTCCCAGGAGGACTGGGACTTCAGCCTCCTCCGTCAGGACCTGCTGATGCACTACCTGCTGACGGTGCCGTCGTTCGAGGAAGGTGTCGACCGTCCGACGTCGATCACTGAGGCGCAGGAGCACGCAGTCGAAGCCGCGAAGAAGGCGTTCAACGACAAGCTCACGGGACTGGCGGAGTTCGGCGATCGCCTGTTGTCGCTGGTGATGCTGAACGTGCTGGACGAGAAGTGGAAGGATCACCTCTACGATCTCGATCAGCTCCGGAACGCGATTCACTACAGGTCGTGGGGACAGAAGGACCCGCTCATCGAGTACAAGCACGAAGCGTACACGATGTTCGTGGACCTGATGAACGACGTGTATCACACGTTCACGGAGCGCTTCCTTCGGGCGCAGATCAGCTTCAACGCGCCTCCGGTTTTCGAGACCGATAGCGAGCCGGGGGAGGGCGACGGGCAAGGCCGCGCTGTGGCTTCACAAGCGTCGCGTCCGACTCAGCGGTACAACGAGTTCGGCGTGCTCGAGGATGTTCCGGAGCTGGAGCTGGCAGTCAACGGTGAGGAGACGGAAGTCGAGGAAGTGGTTGACGTCGGGCCGGCCGAGCCGCCCACAAAGAAGCGCGCCGCGCGTCCGGAGCCCATCGTGACCGGAGCTGGCCGAGTGCGCTCGCTGAATCCGGTCGCCCAGGCGGGCGTGCCCGGCGTTTCAGGCGGGGGTGCGTCAGCTGACTGGACGAACGTCGGGCGAAACGATCCCTGCCCGTGCGGCTCTGGCAAGAAGTTCAAGAAGTGCCACGGCGCAAATCTTTGAACGGATTCAACGGATTCGACGGATTCGAACGGATCAGGGACGGAAGGACGAATAGTTTTCACCTTTTTATCAGCTTCTGATCCGTTCGATCCGTTAGATCCGTTTTCATGCTTGCTCGCAACAAGCGGCAGTGTGATTGTGGCGGCGTCGCTCCGGTGGTGCCGAGAAGCGGAGGATTGAGTAGCGCTTCGGATCCCTTTCCCGGAGCAGTGAATGTCCTCAAGCATACGAGAGCTGCCAAGCTGTGAGCGTCCGCGCGAGCGGCTCAAATCCCACGGCGCGCGGGCGCTCAGCTCGGCCGAGCTCCTCGCGATACTTCTCGGCACCGGATCCGAGAAGAACTCCGCAATCGGCATTGGACATGAGATCCTCGCAAGCGCGCACGGCTCCCTGCGGCGGCTTTCCTCGCAGCCGGTCGCCGCACTGACGAGCCTCGCCGGCGTCGGTACAGCGCGTGCCGTCGCCGTTCATGCTGCACTCGAGCTCGGCCGGCGCATGGCGGCCGAGGAGCGCGACGAAGGCATACCGGTCCGATGTCCGCGAGATGTCCATGAGATTTTCGGGCAGCGTCTCCAGGATCTGCCCGTCGAGGAGTTCCACGTCGCCGTGCTCGACTCGCAGCACCGCCTCGAGCGCGACATCGCCGTGACTCGCGGGCTCCTCAACTCGTCGCTCGTCCACCCGCGCGAAGTATTTCGAGAGGCGATCGCCGAGAACGCAGCCGCGATAATTCTCATTCACAATCACCCGAGCGGCGACCCGACACCGTCGAGCGACGATCGCGTCGTTACCGAGCAGCTCGTGCAGGCGGGACGCGTACTCGACATCCCGGTGCAGGACCACATTATTATTGGAAGAGGGCGTTATCTGAGCTTCGCGGAGGCGGGACTGTTGTGACGGCTACGCAGACGATTCAAACGCAGGCGATCATTCCTGGCTGGAACGACAACGGCACGCCGCTCCCCGAGCGGCTCGACCAGGAATTGCTCGCCCGCGCCTACCGCTTCAGCGAAGCCGCCCACCTCGGCCAGAAGCGCCTGTCCGGTGAGAACTTCGTCTCCCACTGCGTCGAGGTCGCGAAGATCCTCGCCGAACTGCAGCTCGACACCGTTACAGTCGCCAGTGGTCTCATTCACGATGTGGTCGAGGACACGGCGGTAGACGTCGCCGAGATCGAGACTGAGTTCGGGAAGGAGATTGCGGAGATCGTCGACGGCCTGACGAAGATCGGTCATCTCCCGATCAACTCTTCGCAGGACCGACAGGTAGAGAACTATCGGAAGCTGCTGCTGTCGATTGCCCGCGATGCCCGCGTCATTCTCATCAAGCTCGCCGACCGGCTGCACAACATGCGGACACTCGAGTATCTGCCGGCAGAGAAGCGGCGGCGGATCGCCCAGGAGACGCGGGATCTGTATGCCCCGCTCGCGCATCGCTTCGGAATGGCGCGCATGCGATGGGAGCTCGAGGATCTCGCCTTCAAGCACCTCGAGTCCTCGGAGTACAAGGCGCTGGCAAAGCTCGTTGCACAGCGGCGGGCCGAGCGCGAGGTGACGATCGAGCAGGTCCGCGATCCACTGCTCAAGCTGTTGAATGACTCCGGGATTCCAAACGTCGATGTGACGGGACGGCCGAAGCACCTCTGGTCCATCTATAAAAAGATGACCAAGTGGGACAAGCCATACGAGGAGATCTACGATCTTCTGGCGATCCGCGTGCTCGTCGACTCAGTGCCCGACTGCTACCATGCGCTCGGCGTCATTCACGAGCGGTTCACTCCGCTGCAGGAGAGAATCAAGGATTACGTCGGCCAGCCAAAATCGAACGGCTATCAGTCGCTGCATACGACGATCTTCGGCCCTGGCAAGCAGCTGTTCGAGATACAGATACGAACGCGAGAGATGCATCGCACGGCGGAGTATGGAATCGCCGCGCACTGGCGGTTCAAGGAGGATGCGAAGAGCGCCGACGAGCTCGACCGCGCGCTGCACTGGTTCCGCCAGGTGCTGGAGCTCCAGCTCGATGCGAAGACGCCGGACGAATTTCTCGAGTTCCTGAAGCTCGATCTCTATCAGGACGAGATCTTCGTGTTCACTCCAACGGGCGACGTGATTCAGCTGCCCAAAGGTGCGACGCCAATCGATTTCGCGTTCGCGGTGCACACGGAGGTTGGTCTGCACGCATGCGGCGCGCGGATCAACGGGCGGCAGGCGACGCTTGCCCGCGAGCTGCGGAACTCCGACACAGTCGAGATCGTCACGTCACCTTCCGCGAGACCCAGTCGCGACTGGCTTTCCCACGTACGCACGGGTCGTGCGCGGCACAAGATCAGACAACGGCTCCGCATCGAGGAGCAGAACACCTCGGAGAAGCTCGGCCGCGAGATACTCAATCGCGAGGTGAAGCGGCGCCGTCTGCCCAAGCCGGCCGAAGAGCAGCTGGAGGCGGTGGCAAAGTCGCTGAAGCTGAACGACGCGGATCACCTGATCAAGTCGATCGGTCAGGGGGATCTCGGGATCGTGCAGGTGCTGAAGAATCTCTATCCCGATTCGGAGATGACCGATGCGCCCGCCAAGACGGGGCCGCTCGACTGGCTCGTGGACAAGATGCGGGGAAGCCCGAAGGGTGTCCGCATCCAGGGCGTCGACGGGCTGATGGTGCGTTACGCGCAGTGCTGCCAGCCGGTGCCCGGCGATCCTGTGGTTGGCTACGTCACGCGCGGGCGCGGTGTGAGCATCCATCGAGCGGATTGCCCGAATCTCTTGATGCTGGTGCTCGAGCCGGAGCGACGCCTCGACATCGACTGGAAGGAGCTCGAGGGTGAGCGGTTTATGGTGCGGCTGGTTCTCGACGCGACGGACCGGCGCGGGCTATACGCCGATTTGGCCAAGGCGGTCTCAGCTACCGACACCGATATCCGGAGCTTCGAGCTTCAGAGCTCCGATGGGCATGTCACCGGAGCGCTAGCCGTCGAAGTGGAGAATCTTGCTCACTTGCAGAGGATTCTTAAAGCGGCGCGACGCGTGAAGGGGGTTACCGAGGTCACGCGTAAGGAGAGATTGGCAAGCGATAACTGACCCTGCGAATGCCGCGATTCGATGTCGCGGTGTATTCGCTGATGAGTCATCGGCGGCTTCGCTGGCAACCTTAGGTGATGCCGGCAGTCAGCCGCTTCCTCGGAATCGTGATTTCGATCTTGTATCGGGACCATGGCCCGCCGCACTTTCATGCGAGCTATGGCGGCCATGAAATTACAGTTGGGATCCGAGACGGATCCGTGGTCGGACGGTTTCCAACACGGGCTTTGAAACACGTCTTGGAATGGCGGGAACTGCACGAAACCGGACTGATGGAGAATTGGCAGCTTGCCAGAGAGCGGCGACCACTGAAGCAGATTGCGCCACTTGAGTAGGAGGAGCGACAGATTGTTGAATGTTATCGAAGCGCGGTATTTGCACGACCATGTCGTCTGGCTCCGTTTCAACGATGGGCTCGAGGGCGAAGTTGACCTGGCGCCTGAGCTGGAAGGCGAGATTTTTGAGCCGTTGCGCGAGCGCAAGTTCTTCGCCCAGGTCAGACTCGATCCGGAGGTTCGGACAATTGTCTGGCCTAACGGCGCTGATTTCGCCCCGGAATTCCTGCATTCACTGATTCGAGTCGTCGCGTAGAAGCTTGCAGTAGCCAGACGCAAGCGCCGGAGCACATTGGGGCTTCTGGATCGATTCCGCATCGTCAAAAAACCTGAACTATCGACTGATGAAGCCGGCCTCGCGCTTGCGTTACTCGCATGGACCGCTGAAAACCAGGAGACACTGTCGTCAATTCGTAGCCACAGTTCCTTATCGGACTCTGCGCTTCGCGGCGAGTTGCTTGCGCTCCGCTTCTCGCCATTGAGCTTGGCTCCTTCTTCGCGTTGCAAGGGCCGAGTGCAATGCAGGCTGCAGTCTCAGGCACCGCCTATTTGTTTCACACATTTTTGGTCGGCGGAATCGAAGCGACGAAATCTGCGGACCCACGCGAGCTAGTCGTGAATCTGCACCTATACGGAATGCTTGACTCGGTGCTTGATCAACCTCGCACAAAAGACCCGCGGAAACATCGCGTCATCTCAGCAATGAAAGCGCAGGCACCAAGCGGAAACGTGCTGACCGCGCGCATGAAAGCATACAAGGAAGTACTCGAAACTGATTCAAAGCGATCACTACAGAACGTCGGTGCGAGATTCTCCACTTATTGCCAAGCGGAGTACGACCCTGTTGTTCAGCTCATCGGTTCAGGGGAATTCTCGAGGACGCTGAAGGCGGCCAAAGAGTACGTTGCGGCAATAGCGCTCCGGCTGCCTTCGTAAGCTGTGGGTCGAATCGTTACGACATGCTGCGAGCGACCAAAGCGAGGAATCCCAGCGCCCGCCGTTCTTCGTGTCTCTTCGCAGTCTGCTGATCGGCCCCGATACTGGAACCCCCGGGATGCAGGCGGATCAGCAGACCTCGCGCAGAACCGAACAAAAACCGGTAGCTGGGCTTATATTGTAAGGATGCCAAAGGTCGAATTCGATCTGCTAGCCCCCTTTAAGCCAGCCGGTGATCAGCCGCACGCCATCGCGGAGCTGAGCCGGGGGCTCGAGCGCGGCGACCGGTTTCAGACGCTCCTCGGAGTGACCGGGTCCGGGAAGACGATGACAGTCGCCAACGTGATTAAGAACTTCGGCCGGCCAACACTGGTTCTGTCCCACAACAAGACGCTCGCCGCCCAGCTGTACGGCGAGCTCAAGAGCTTCTTCCCGCACAACGCCGTCGAGTACTTCATCTCGTACTACGATTACTACCAGCCGGAAGCGTACGTCCCGACCACCGACACGTACATCGAGAAGGACGCGTCGATCAACGAGGACATCGATCGTCTTCGGCTTCGCGCAACGTCGAGCCTCATGGAGCGCGAAGACGTGATCATCGTCGCCACCGTGTCGGCGATTTACGGACTCGGCGACCCGGTCACTTATCGCGAGCAGATGGTGACCCTCGCGAAAGGACAGCGAATCCCGCGCGACGAGATTCTCAGATCGCTGGTAAAGATCCAATACTCGCGGAACGACATTGCCTTCGAGCGCGCCACATTCCGGGTACGAGGCGACACAGTCGAGATTCTCCCGGCCTACGAAGAGCAGGGCGTTCGCGTCGAAATGTGGGGGGATGAGATCGAGCGAATATCAAAGATCGACCCGCTCAGTGGGGAAGTCATCGCTAATCTGGAGAAGGCAGCGATTTATCCCGCAAAGCACTTTGTGACAACAAGGCCGACCATTCAGAAAGCAGTCGAGCTCATCCGCGCCGAGCTGGTCGAGCGGCTCAATGAGCTCCGCACGACAGGTAAGCTCCTCGAGGCCCAGCGCCTGGAATCACGCACTAACTTCGACATCGAGATGATGCTCGAGATCGGAACGTGCGCGGGAATCGAGAACTACTCGCGTCATCTCTCCGGCCGCGCGGCGGGCGAGCGGCCGGCGTGCCTGTTCGATTACTTCCCTGAGGATTTTCTGCTCGTTGTGGACGAGTCGCACGTTACTCTTCCGCAGGTCGGAGGCATGTTCAACGGGGATCGCGCACGAAAGCTGACGCTGGTCGAGTACGGGTTCCGCCTCCCCAGCGCGCTCGACAATCGCCCGCTCATGTTCGATGAGTTCCTTTCGCTGACACCACGAGCGCTCAACGTGTCCGCAACGCCCGGCGACATCGAGCTCAGGCTCTCCGAGGGCGCAGTAGTCGAGCAGATCATTCGTCCGACAGGGCTCGTCGACCCCGAGATCGACGTCCGCCCCGTGCGGGGCCAGGTCGATGACCTGCTCAACGAGATCCGCCTCCGAGAGCGAAAAGGCGAGCGGGTGCTCGTCACCACACTCACGAAGCGAATGGCGGAGGATCTCACCGATTATCTGCAGCAGATGGGCGTTCGCGTGCGCTACATGCACTCCGACATCGACGCCATCGAGAGGATGGAGATCGTACGCGGCCTTCGGCTCGGCGAGTTCGACGTTCTCGTCGGCATCAATCTGCTGCGCGAGGGGCTCGACATGCCCGAGGTCTCGCTCGTCGCGATTCTCGACGCGGATCAGGAGGGCTTTCTGCGGAGTGACAGGTCT contains:
- the bamD gene encoding outer membrane protein assembly factor BamD encodes the protein MRPGRILFAATLLLALAAGGCRPVFNPGKYTDMNALYKAALTEFNAKRFDNSAKAFERLTVELPARDSRVPVAYFYLGKSQDKIGERLLAAKSYSRIYEQFPEDTLADDGLYYSGLAYEAMWRKPVLDAQYGENALTQFQTLHALYPSSPVTVQGDKELAKLDEWFATKDYETGRHYLKRKAYDSAIIYFKDVIRLHPAAPKTREAYLRLHEAYSAINYKDDARDTCEAARKNYPTDREVRQLCGAAAAPVVSQ
- the nadD gene encoding nicotinate-nucleotide adenylyltransferase → MRLGVFGGTFDPPHVGHLLAAVDAFEALSLDKLIFVPVASQPLKASAPASAPARDRLEMVRSAIGDDPRFEVSAAEIERGGLSYTVDTLEALNLEQPGATLFLILGMDAFGTLDRWKSPGRVKELATIAVLSRAETGREAEIGSMHGVTLIGMRRIDVSSSEIRGRIRDGRPIRGFVADSVENYIATAGLYRPEPGSR
- the secA gene encoding preprotein translocase subunit SecA; protein product: MLKGVLQGVFGTRHDRERKRVQPIVDSINEEYERLQSVSEEELRGQTERFRERIREATSELEARIVELKAQKHDTADSAERERIDTELSGLDGRGGVEGELREATAEILDEILPESFATVRDACRRLIGTTVRVTGHDQEWNMIPYDVQLMGGIELHMGKIAEMATGEGKTLVATLPLYLNSLAGKGTHLITVNSYLARRDSEWMGHVYKYLGLTVGCIDDTDPGTQERKNAYECDITYGTNNEFGFDYLRDNMVVENNQRVQRAHVYAIVDEVDSVLIDEARTPLIISGPVGNESDAEYAMHNAAVARLVKRQSDLGNALVAEGERALEAGDTELAALKLYQARLGAPKNKRLLKALQETGVKQLVQKMELEHIADRKLPASKQQFRDVEESLLYVLDEKGHSVHLTDQGVEYMSPSDPEAFVLPDISQEVHRIDHDPDLTPEEKLSMRQAINVDYAAKSERLNIVHQLLRAHALYEKDVNYVVQDGQVLIVDEFTGRTMPGRRWSEGLHQAVEAKEGVQVKGETQTLATITIQNYFRMYSKLAGMTGTAETEETEFHQIYGLEVSVIPTNQPVIRDDRQDLVYKTRREKYNAMLEETERLHKLGYPVLVGTVSVDVSETLSRTFKRAGIVHNVLNAKYHQREAEIVAGAGQPEAVTIATNMAGRGTDIKLGEGVTVSKPSQIKDPEANIVDVVEIGGLHIIGSERHESRRIDRQLRGRSGRQGDPGTSQFFLSLEDDLMRLFGSDRIAKLMDRMGAEEGEMLTHPLITRSIEQAQKRVELQNFQSRKRLLEYDDVMNQQREVIYSLRSFALDGGEELKGEAEKMIEKGISRRVETALADLDSQEDWDFSLLRQDLLMHYLLTVPSFEEGVDRPTSITEAQEHAVEAAKKAFNDKLTGLAEFGDRLLSLVMLNVLDEKWKDHLYDLDQLRNAIHYRSWGQKDPLIEYKHEAYTMFVDLMNDVYHTFTERFLRAQISFNAPPVFETDSEPGEGDGQGRAVASQASRPTQRYNEFGVLEDVPELELAVNGEETEVEEVVDVGPAEPPTKKRAARPEPIVTGAGRVRSLNPVAQAGVPGVSGGGASADWTNVGRNDPCPCGSGKKFKKCHGANL
- the radC gene encoding DNA repair protein RadC — encoded protein: MSSSIRELPSCERPRERLKSHGARALSSAELLAILLGTGSEKNSAIGIGHEILASAHGSLRRLSSQPVAALTSLAGVGTARAVAVHAALELGRRMAAEERDEGIPVRCPRDVHEIFGQRLQDLPVEEFHVAVLDSQHRLERDIAVTRGLLNSSLVHPREVFREAIAENAAAIILIHNHPSGDPTPSSDDRVVTEQLVQAGRVLDIPVQDHIIIGRGRYLSFAEAGLL
- a CDS encoding bifunctional (p)ppGpp synthetase/guanosine-3',5'-bis(diphosphate) 3'-pyrophosphohydrolase, whose product is MTATQTIQTQAIIPGWNDNGTPLPERLDQELLARAYRFSEAAHLGQKRLSGENFVSHCVEVAKILAELQLDTVTVASGLIHDVVEDTAVDVAEIETEFGKEIAEIVDGLTKIGHLPINSSQDRQVENYRKLLLSIARDARVILIKLADRLHNMRTLEYLPAEKRRRIAQETRDLYAPLAHRFGMARMRWELEDLAFKHLESSEYKALAKLVAQRRAEREVTIEQVRDPLLKLLNDSGIPNVDVTGRPKHLWSIYKKMTKWDKPYEEIYDLLAIRVLVDSVPDCYHALGVIHERFTPLQERIKDYVGQPKSNGYQSLHTTIFGPGKQLFEIQIRTREMHRTAEYGIAAHWRFKEDAKSADELDRALHWFRQVLELQLDAKTPDEFLEFLKLDLYQDEIFVFTPTGDVIQLPKGATPIDFAFAVHTEVGLHACGARINGRQATLARELRNSDTVEIVTSPSARPSRDWLSHVRTGRARHKIRQRLRIEEQNTSEKLGREILNREVKRRRLPKPAEEQLEAVAKSLKLNDADHLIKSIGQGDLGIVQVLKNLYPDSEMTDAPAKTGPLDWLVDKMRGSPKGVRIQGVDGLMVRYAQCCQPVPGDPVVGYVTRGRGVSIHRADCPNLLMLVLEPERRLDIDWKELEGERFMVRLVLDATDRRGLYADLAKAVSATDTDIRSFELQSSDGHVTGALAVEVENLAHLQRILKAARRVKGVTEVTRKERLASDN
- a CDS encoding DUF4160 domain-containing protein, with translation MPAVSRFLGIVISILYRDHGPPHFHASYGGHEITVGIRDGSVVGRFPTRALKHVLEWRELHETGLMENWQLARERRPLKQIAPLE
- a CDS encoding DUF2442 domain-containing protein, whose product is MLNVIEARYLHDHVVWLRFNDGLEGEVDLAPELEGEIFEPLRERKFFAQVRLDPEVRTIVWPNGADFAPEFLHSLIRVVA
- the uvrB gene encoding excinuclease ABC subunit UvrB, translating into MPKVEFDLLAPFKPAGDQPHAIAELSRGLERGDRFQTLLGVTGSGKTMTVANVIKNFGRPTLVLSHNKTLAAQLYGELKSFFPHNAVEYFISYYDYYQPEAYVPTTDTYIEKDASINEDIDRLRLRATSSLMEREDVIIVATVSAIYGLGDPVTYREQMVTLAKGQRIPRDEILRSLVKIQYSRNDIAFERATFRVRGDTVEILPAYEEQGVRVEMWGDEIERISKIDPLSGEVIANLEKAAIYPAKHFVTTRPTIQKAVELIRAELVERLNELRTTGKLLEAQRLESRTNFDIEMMLEIGTCAGIENYSRHLSGRAAGERPACLFDYFPEDFLLVVDESHVTLPQVGGMFNGDRARKLTLVEYGFRLPSALDNRPLMFDEFLSLTPRALNVSATPGDIELRLSEGAVVEQIIRPTGLVDPEIDVRPVRGQVDDLLNEIRLRERKGERVLVTTLTKRMAEDLTDYLQQMGVRVRYMHSDIDAIERMEIVRGLRLGEFDVLVGINLLREGLDMPEVSLVAILDADQEGFLRSDRSLIQTVGRAARHINGRAIFYADRMTGSMERAISETGRRREMQRAYNIEHGVTPISVTKSTEQVRFITRVADAREAREAREGEQARRVAESATAYGAMNPAELIAQLEQEMKQAAAALDFETAARLRDQLFEIKAKADCTRARSRGAFAGIQVRR